One segment of Drosophila ananassae strain 14024-0371.13 chromosome 3R, ASM1763931v2, whole genome shotgun sequence DNA contains the following:
- the LOC6497145 gene encoding skin secretory protein xP2 → MKLFVFAVCAIAVASADVSHLNLGSGYSYNKPTPTFNIPSAPVSSYLPPVQEAPAPVYSAPAPAPVYSAPAPAPVYSAPAPAPAPEYLPPVQDIPAPAPAPVYSAPAPAPVYSAPAPAPVYSAPAPAPVYSAPAPAPAPEYLPPVQDIPAPAPAPVYSAPAPAPVYSAPAPAPVYSAPAPAPVYSAPAPAPEYLPPVQDIPAPAPAPVYSAPAPAPVYSAPAPAPVYSAPAPAPVYSAPAPVPEYLPPVQDIPAPAPAPVYSAPAPAPAPVYSAPAPAPAPVYSAPAPAPVYSAPAPVESVESSGYSYNVPAKRFRF, encoded by the exons ATG AAACTCTTCGTGTTCGCTGTGTGCGCTATTGCCGTGGCCTCCGCCGATGTCTCCCACCTGAACCTGGGCAGCGGCTACAGCTACAACAAGCCCACTCCCACCTTCAACATCCCCTCGGCTCCAGTGTCGTCTTACCTGCCCCCCGTCCAGGAGGCCCCGGCGCCAGTCTActctgctcctgctccagctccagtctactctgctcctgctccagctccagtctactctgctcctgctccagcaCCTGCTCCTGAGTACCTGCCCCCTGTTCAGGACATcccagctcctgctccagctccagtcTACTCTGCTCCAGCTCCGGCTCCAGTCTACtctgctcctgctccggctCCAGTCTACTCGGCGCCAGCACCTGCTCCAGTCTACTccgcccccgcccccgctCCAGCTCCTGAGTACCTGCCCCCTGTCCAGGACATCCCAGCCCCCGCTCCAGCTCCAGTCTACTCTgccccagctccagctccagtgtACTCTGCTCCTGCCCCGGCTCCAGTTTACTCTGCCCCCGCTCCAGCTCCAGTCTACTCTGccccagctcctgctcctgagTACCTGCCCCCTGTCCAGGACATCCCCGCccctgctccagctccagtcTACTCTgcccctgctcctgctccagtctactctgctcctgctcctgctccagtctactctgctcctgctccggctCCAGTCTACTCTGCCCCAGCTCCAGTTCCCGAGTACCTGCCCCCTGTCCAGGACATCCCAGCTCCTGCCCCAGCACCAGTCTACTCTGCTCCCGCCCCAGCTCCGGCTCCAGTCTActctgcccctgcccctgcccccgcCCCAGTCTACTCcgctcctgctccagctcccGTCTACTCTGCTCCCGCTCCCGTGGAGTCCGTCGAGTCTAGCGGCTACAGCTACAACGTGCCCGCCAAGCGCTTCCGCTTCTAA